The genome window AGTTCGCCACCTTCGACGATGGTCACGGCCTCGTGGAATGCGTACTCTTTCCCGATGTCTATCGCGAACGCGCCCACGTCCTCTTCGACCAGGGGCCCTTTCTCTTCCGGGGAGTGGTCGAGGAAGAGTTCGGGGCATATACCGTCACCATCCGGCAGATCGAGCGGCTCGAGCGGATGCTGGCACGAATGGGGGCGCGCTGAAGAGCAGGTGACGCGACCCAACCCGTCGAGGTCCAGATGTGCCCCCGAATGGTCCGTGCTCGTCGCTCTTGTCAGGAGGGAACCAATGCGCCTGCCCATAAAGACATTCCTGGTGGTGCTCGGCCTCACCGGCTGCACATCGGCGACCGGACCCAATGGCATCGGAACCGTGCCGATACCAGGCACAGTCACGATGCGCGTCGGCGATCAGGTCAAGCTCAAGAACAGCGCCTGGGTGCTCACGTTCAGCAGCGTCAAATCGGATAGTCGCTGCCCGGTGGATGTGACCTGCATTCAGGCGGGCGAAACCTCGCTCGAGTTCGTCCTCGACAATCCGCTGAGCGCACAGCCGCGACCGCCGGCCGTGCAGGTCATCCTGAACGGCGAAAAGCCCGACACGGTGGCCGGGCTCATCCTGCGCGTGACCCGGGTGGACCCGGCCCGCTATGCCGGGAAGACGATCACTTCCCGGCAGTATGCTGCGGAACTCGCCATTGCCTGGCTGACGCCGCCGGACTGACGCCGACTACTTGTTCGGTTCCAATGTGGTGCCGAGACGGTGAATCGCCGCCTCGACATGCTGCCTCGTGGCCCGGTCGCGGATCGTGGGCAGGGCGCGTCGCAACTGGGCCAGCAACAGTTGACCTTCGCCGCGCAACTGCGATCTGGCATCCTCGGCAAGCGGAAAGAGACCGAACTGCGCCTGCTGCGCTGCCGTGAGTCCGTTGCCGCCCGGAGGCGGATTGAGTTTCCGGTCGAGGGCGGTGAGGTAGTTGTTCTGCAAGGCGCGACGATAGGCGTCGATGATGGGCGAAGCCTCGCCGAGCTCCGACCACACTGCCAGCCGGACATCATCGAGATAGACCTCGAGTGGATAGACATCGGCCGCGTTGCGGGCGTTCGCAGCCTGCTCGAGCAGCCGGTTCATTCGCGCATCATTGAAGAGGGCGTTGAGGATGCGATTCTGCGCCCCTGATACCCGGTTGAGCATGCCGAAGGCCTCGATGCGCGCGCCGATCTCGGGACGGATCAAGTAGGTCGGCGTCTTCAGCACTTCCGCCGCGATGAACCGCATCGCCTCGACCTGCCGCGCCCGGGAGAGTGGCGTGTACACCGGACCAGACTGGCTCCCCGACTTGTATTGCACTGACGCACCACCGATCATGGTCACCGGATGGCCGGCTTCGGTCGCCCACTGATTCACGGTGTTGTCGTACAATTCCTTGAGCAGGGCGTTGTCGTCTCCTGCACGCGTCCCGGCGGTTGCCACGATATCCATCACCCGGGCGATGTTCCGGAAGCCGAGACGGGTTGACTTGACCGGATCGGCATCGCCGACCGCCTCGCTCAGCGTGCCGTAGCCGCCGAACGCATTCCCTTCGGAGAAACGCAGCCACGGCACCGTGTCCTGGACACGGAGCCACGAGTCCAGCACCGGGCGTTCGCCTTCCGTCGTGGTGTTGGGAAGTTCCTGGTACCCCCACTTGATCGCGAAGCGATCGTAGGGCCCGACGCGCGGCAGGATGTCTTCGAGCGGGATCCGGTCCTCGGGCTGGGTGACGTAGTTCATTCGCGAGTAGTCCATGATGCTGGGGCTATGTCCCATGCGATGGACCCAGGTGGCGCTGCGCACACTGTCGGCCGGGTAGGTCGAGCTGCCGATCTGATCGTGCCGCAGTCCGATTGTGTGCCCTACCTCGTGCGCAACGAGGAACTCGAGCAGCCGCCCCATCAGCGAATCCGGGAAGGGAATCGTGCGTGCCCGCGGATCGAGCTGGGCGGCCTGGGTGAAGTACCAGTTCTGACCGAGTCCGATCAGGTTGTGAAAGATCATCGAGGAGCCGTTGAGAATTTCGCCGGTCCGCGGATCGCTCACGTGCGGCCCGATCCCGTTCTCCACCGTCGACGGCAGCCAGCGCACCATCGTGTGACGAATGTCTTCGGGGGACCAGTCCGGATCGTTGGCCGGTGGATCCGCCGCGACAATTGCGTCCTTGAAGCCCGCCTCTTCGAACGCCGGTTGCCAATCGGTGATGGCCTTGCGGATCCACGGCTTCCACTGCTCGGGCGTGGCGGGATCGACATAGTAGACGATCGGTTGCTTCGGGTAGCAGAGCGCACCGGCCCGGCGCTCGGAGCACTCGAGGCGCCACCGCGCGATGAAATCGTGTGTCGCGGTTCGCTGCTCCCGAGTACCGAAATCGACCTGTTCGACAGAGAAGTAGCCGATCCGTTCGTCGGCCCGGCGCTTCTTCATCGGAACATCCGGCAGGTGGACCAGGCTCCAGTGCGCCAGCACGCTGGTCGCTGGTTGCGGCACTCCCGGCTGCCCGCCGCGGCCCGCCGTCACCCCGGTCTGCGTCGCCTCGACTTCGACGTTTTCGGGGAAGGCGAGAAAGCGTTCGACATACGACCGTGTCGCATCCACCGTCCCGGCGATCGCCGAGAATTCTGGCACGCTAGTGGTGAAGAGCCGAGTGACGTCGACGACGGCAGCGCTGTCGGGGCCGTAAGCCTCGACTGTGAGCGATGCGATCACCGGCCCGTAATTGGAGTTCTGCACCGACCGGTACACGGGCAGGGTGGAATCCGCCGTGATGGCAAACGACGTGGACCGCAGGACCACGCGATTGCCGTGGCGTTCCCAACGGACACTCGTCTCCGTGAATCGATCACCACCGTAGGAACCGAAGCCGTTAGTGGGAGTCGGATCCGCTGCCGCCGCCTTCGCGAAGCGGCCGACGACGAGCATGTCCTTCTCGAGTTCCTTCGCGGGAATCTCGAAATAGAGTTTGTCGCCGAGTTGATGCACGCCGAAAAGCCCGCGCCGAGTCTTCGCCTCGGCAGTGATCACGCTGGCGTAGGGCTTGGGGCCACCCGCCGGCGGACGGGCGGTGCTGTCGGGACGACCCGCTGGCAGAGCCGCCGGTGGACGAGCGGCAACGGGAGGGGGCGCGGGCTGGGGATGCGGGGCGCGGGCGCATCCGGCGAGGAGAACCAGCAATACTCCACCAGCTGATCGGGGCATACGGGATTCCGATTGTGAGTGTGGAAGCATCTTGCTGGGGCATAGAACGAAGACCACTTCGCTTTGTTTCTTGCGAACCTCTAACACAATCCGTCGCATTCTGAATCGGGCTCCCGCCAAACCATCTGACTGAAACCGCCGCCGCCACGGTGGCGTATCGCCGAGCCTTCGCCTTGAATCTTCTTGCGCAAGGATCGCCGATGACTCGCGTGGCGCCGCCCCTGATTCATCGTGTGGCTGCACTGGTCGCCGGATTCATCGCCGTGATCACCGCGACCCGGCCAGGCCCGGCACCCCTCCAGCCACCGCCGCACCGTGTGGCGGAGATCCCGGCTGACATCGAGATCCGGCTCGAGCGTTGGCTCCGAATGGCGGCGCCATTCGGGATGACCGGCGCGGTTGCCACCCTTCGCGACACGAGCCTGACGCTCGCGGCCGGATTCGGTCCACTTAGACCCGACGGCGGCGCCATCGGCCCGGATACACCCTTTCTGTTGGCCTCCCTCTCCAAGCAATTCACCGCTACGGCCATCCTTCGCTCCGCAGCAGATGGACATCTCGCGCTGAGCGATTCGCTGGCGAAGTTCTTCCCCGACGCGCCGGCGCCCCAGCGGAACATCACGATCGAGCAGTTGCTGACGCATACCAGCGGGATGATCTACCTCGAACCGCGAATGTTCGACCCCGCCCCCGACCGCAACGCGCTCTTCCACGAACTGCTCTCCCTGCCCCTCCAGGCCGCACCGGGCGGGCGCTTCAGTTACTCCAATCCCGGCTATGCCCTGCTCGCCGGCGTGCTTGAGCGCTCCGAACAGACGACCTTCGAGCAGTACCTCACGACGCGGCTCTTCGCCCCTGCCGGGATGCGCGCGACCACCTTTCTCGGTCGGCCTGTTACCGACGCACCGCACGGCGTCCAGCTCGGCGTCGACCAGGGACCGATGAGTGACATCCCCGGGGCCGACCGCGCCGTCGGCAACGGCTCGGTCATCAGCACGGTGCGCGATCTGGCGCGCTGGGAGGTCGCCCTGCGGACACGCCGGATCCTCGATTCCACCTGGACCGAGGCGCTCTTTGCACCGCGGGTGCCCGCCACCGGTGGTGCGCGGTATGCCTTCGGCTGGAACATTCTCCCGACGCCGCGAGGCACCACGCTCATCTTTCACGCTGGCGACCTCGGCCCGTTCAATACCGAATTTCGTCGTTACGTCGATGACAAGTTCACCCTCATCTGGCTCTCCAATGCCCGCCTCGCCAGCGGCGGCACCCGCGAAGTGGTCACTCGTGTGGTTGCCAACCTGCTGAATGGCGCTCCCGTCGTTGATCCGCGGGATATCGCCCCGCGCGATGTTGCCGACGAGCGCCGCATCAGGGGTCACTACCTCCTCGCCGGCGGTGACACGATAGTGGTTTCTGCCACCGCGTCCGGGCTCACAATCGGGGCGACCGGATCGATCGCCCTCCGCGCCCTCGCCGGTGGCGCGGTTGACACGGCCGCGACGTCGCGCACTATCGCCGATGCGCTCATGGCAATGCAGCAGGGCGACGCATCACGACTGCGCGATCAGTTGCACCCCTCGCTTCCTGTGACCGGCGCGATTGAAGGAACGCGTCAACTGTTGACGGCCCTCGCCGATTCGTTCGGCGGCCCGCTGCGTGTCGAGCCACTCGGGGGAATCACAGGCACGCCAGGGCGGGCGATGGCCTTTGTCCGCATTCGCGGACTGCGCGGGGCAGTCGTGGCGGGATTCGGTCTCGCCGGTGGCGGGCGCATCCTCACTTTCGCTGACCCGGCCACTGTGGCCGCTCTCACGCCGCTCAAGCGCTCGGCCGCTGGTGCCTCGCAATACGTCGCATTCGATCCCGCCACGATGCGTACCACGCGCATCACCTTCACCTCGAACGCGCTCAGCATCACCGTCGACAGCGGCACTGCGGTCGTTGCAACGCGGCACGCGCGCTAACATGAATCCCGCCTGCCTGTACCACGCGGCGAAAATCGTTCTACGCAATTCGGCGAAGCGCATCAGCAACTGAAACCGGTTCACGCGCGGCGGCGTACCACCCGCCACGCTTGTCGGTTCTTGCTGCTCACGCATTTCCCTCCTGCGCAGGATACGTATGCTCATCCTCACGCTCGCCACGCTGTCTGCTGTGCTGCAAGGTGGTCCCACCG of Gemmatimonadota bacterium contains these proteins:
- a CDS encoding zinc-dependent metalloprotease, with product MPRSAGGVLLVLLAGCARAPHPQPAPPPVAARPPAALPAGRPDSTARPPAGGPKPYASVITAEAKTRRGLFGVHQLGDKLYFEIPAKELEKDMLVVGRFAKAAAADPTPTNGFGSYGGDRFTETSVRWERHGNRVVLRSTSFAITADSTLPVYRSVQNSNYGPVIASLTVEAYGPDSAAVVDVTRLFTTSVPEFSAIAGTVDATRSYVERFLAFPENVEVEATQTGVTAGRGGQPGVPQPATSVLAHWSLVHLPDVPMKKRRADERIGYFSVEQVDFGTREQRTATHDFIARWRLECSERRAGALCYPKQPIVYYVDPATPEQWKPWIRKAITDWQPAFEEAGFKDAIVAADPPANDPDWSPEDIRHTMVRWLPSTVENGIGPHVSDPRTGEILNGSSMIFHNLIGLGQNWYFTQAAQLDPRARTIPFPDSLMGRLLEFLVAHEVGHTIGLRHDQIGSSTYPADSVRSATWVHRMGHSPSIMDYSRMNYVTQPEDRIPLEDILPRVGPYDRFAIKWGYQELPNTTTEGERPVLDSWLRVQDTVPWLRFSEGNAFGGYGTLSEAVGDADPVKSTRLGFRNIARVMDIVATAGTRAGDDNALLKELYDNTVNQWATEAGHPVTMIGGASVQYKSGSQSGPVYTPLSRARQVEAMRFIAAEVLKTPTYLIRPEIGARIEAFGMLNRVSGAQNRILNALFNDARMNRLLEQAANARNAADVYPLEVYLDDVRLAVWSELGEASPIIDAYRRALQNNYLTALDRKLNPPPGGNGLTAAQQAQFGLFPLAEDARSQLRGEGQLLLAQLRRALPTIRDRATRQHVEAAIHRLGTTLEPNK
- a CDS encoding serine hydrolase domain-containing protein translates to MAPPLIHRVAALVAGFIAVITATRPGPAPLQPPPHRVAEIPADIEIRLERWLRMAAPFGMTGAVATLRDTSLTLAAGFGPLRPDGGAIGPDTPFLLASLSKQFTATAILRSAADGHLALSDSLAKFFPDAPAPQRNITIEQLLTHTSGMIYLEPRMFDPAPDRNALFHELLSLPLQAAPGGRFSYSNPGYALLAGVLERSEQTTFEQYLTTRLFAPAGMRATTFLGRPVTDAPHGVQLGVDQGPMSDIPGADRAVGNGSVISTVRDLARWEVALRTRRILDSTWTEALFAPRVPATGGARYAFGWNILPTPRGTTLIFHAGDLGPFNTEFRRYVDDKFTLIWLSNARLASGGTREVVTRVVANLLNGAPVVDPRDIAPRDVADERRIRGHYLLAGGDTIVVSATASGLTIGATGSIALRALAGGAVDTAATSRTIADALMAMQQGDASRLRDQLHPSLPVTGAIEGTRQLLTALADSFGGPLRVEPLGGITGTPGRAMAFVRIRGLRGAVVAGFGLAGGGRILTFADPATVAALTPLKRSAAGASQYVAFDPATMRTTRITFTSNALSITVDSGTAVVATRHAR